In Sphaeramia orbicularis chromosome 5, fSphaOr1.1, whole genome shotgun sequence, a genomic segment contains:
- the LOC115419666 gene encoding proline-rich protein 13-like yields the protein MWPNQGPPPPAGPPNPAYPPGYNPAFPPAAPAGAFPQPPHPAYPAGQYPAGQYPAGQFPAMVPNPPPGTHPYPMAPGGYPAVPPGGVHPGPYPHSPKGGHHKGHKGHHGGVNPMLAGGVAGMGMGMMGHKAHKKMKKMKKKGHKAHKHGHHKHGGKSSSSSSSSSSSSDSD from the exons ATGTGGCCAAATCAAG GTCCACCTCCTCCAGCAGGACCACCAAATCCTGCCTACCCTCCTGGCTACAACCCTGCTTTCCCTCCCGCTGCTCCTGCTGGAGCCTTCCCCCAGCCTCCACACCCAGCATACCCAGCTGGTCAATACCCAGCTGGTCAATACCCAGCCGGCCAATTTCCAGCCATGGTTCCTAATCCACCTCCAGGTACTCATCCTTATCCCATGGCTCCAGGTGGATATCCCGCTGTCCCTCCTGGAGGTGTTCACCCAGGTCCATATCCACACTCTCCAAAAGGAGGTCACCATAAAGGGCACAAAGGTCACCATGGTGGGGTGAATCCCATGTTAGCTGGAGGAGTGGCAGGAATGGGAATGGGGATGATGGGACATAAAGcccataaaaagatgaagaagatgaagaagaagggaCACAAAGCACACAAGCATGGACATCACAAACACGGTGGCAAG TCttccagcagcagtagcagcagtagcagcagcagtgatTCGGACTAA
- the LOC115419665 gene encoding proline-rich protein 13-like isoform X1, whose amino-acid sequence MWPNQGPLPPIGPPNPAYPPGYNPAFPPTPSSGTFPQPPPPPYPSVQYPAGHYPPVNYPAGQYPAYVNPAMVPNPAPGTMPYGAPGAHPHPYPVAPGGYPVVRPAGVYPGHYPRSPKGCHYKGYHRAYPAGVPSMSGGLAGGLALAGMGLMGHKAQKKMRKKMKKAHKAHKWHKHGCKSSSSSSSSSDSD is encoded by the exons ATGTGGCCAAATCAAG GTCCACTCCCTCCGATAGGACCACCAAACCCTGCATATCCTCCTGGCTACAACCCAGCTTTCCCTCCGACTCCTTCTTCAGGAACATTCCCCCAGCCTCCACCTCCACCGTACCCATCTGTTCAGTACCCAGCTGGCCACTACCCACCCGTCAATTATCCAGCTGGCCAATACCCAGCTTATGTAAACCCAGCCATGGTACCAAACCCAGCTCCAGGCACAATGCCCTATGGAGCCCCAGGAGCTCATCCTCATCCTTATCCTGTAGCTCCAGGTGGATATCCGGTCGTCCGTCCTGCAGGCGTTTATCCAGGTCATTATCCACGCTCTCCTAAAGGGTGTCATTATAAAGGCTACCACAGAGCTTATCCTGCCGGTGTACCTTCCATGTCTGGTGGGTTAGCTGGAGGTCTGGCACTAGCGGGCATGGGGCTGATGGGACATAAAGCCCAAAaaaagatgaggaagaagatgaagaaagcaCATAAAGCTCACAAGTGGCACAAACATGGCTGCAAG tcctccagcagcagcagcagcagtagtgatTCAGACTGA
- the LOC115419250 gene encoding bone morphogenetic protein receptor type-2 — protein sequence MLGNVGNSFTFLSLINTSTLLVCWLTTTMIQPWWCILAVEFIFISISSQSLLQKRQCLFHVKTQNDKYRTAGNVSGSVQFCEKTDCCVGYFLINGSQPEVDLLACDMAEKSCPDSTCKAQIRFSNHLIKCVCNTDLCNSNITWSVEPAQSEFTYTYSVGDKIKIVVIVFALLILCGIAAKWKTVLKQTKDPQTSFHSVAPLCSCLMTKTPDIDVANVELQQIVGEGYYATVWQGKYQGNKVAVKVFPAAWKQKFANEKVVYELPLMNHAGIVNFLGSGRKSDGSSWLIVLQFAEYGSLHSFLGNHTSSWMLSLTLCQSLSQGLAYLHSDLHRHDVHKPPVAHRDLSSANVLVRADGTCALSDFGCSTVLRSCLGHHCRQNHTRNTEVHPQVGTPRYMAPEILDGSVNLKSSLCLIQGDVYALGLLMWEIWMRCSDLFNGETVPQHLLPYESELEANVTLENLILYVFYMDKRPSIPKLWELQPQGSELQKLLTDCWDYDPDARLTAQCVADRLGSFQSYCSL from the exons ATGCTGGGAAACGTGGGAAACTCCTTCACATTCCTGTCACTGATAAATACTTCCACTCTGCTGGTCTGCTGGCTCACAACAACCATGATCCAACCATGGTGGTGCATTTTGGCTGTGG AGTTCATCTTCATATCCATATCCAGTCAGTCTTTACTTCAGAAGAGACAGTGTCTATTCCAtgtgaaaacacaaaatgacaaatatagaACTGCTGGCAATGTCAGTGGGTCAGTACAGTTCTGTGAGAAAACTGACTGCTGTGTGGGTTACTTTCTGATCAATGGCAGCCAGCCCGAGGTTGACCTTCTCG cTTGTGATATGGCTGAAAAGTCCTGCCCAGATTCAACCTGCAAGGCACAAATACGTTTCAGCAATCACCTCATCAAATGTGTGTGCAACACAGACCTCTGCAACAGCAACATCACCTGGAGTGTAGAACCAGCACAGTCTGAGTTCACATACACCTATTCAGTTG GTGACAAAATAAAAATTGTTGTAATCGTGTTTGCTTTGCTAATCCTCTGTGGCATCGCTGCCAAATGGAAAACCGTCCTGAAACAGACAA agGATCCACAAACCTCCTTTCACTCTGTCGCACCACTGTGTTCTTGTCTCATGACGAAAACCCCAGATATTGATGTTGCTAATGTTGAACTACAGCAG ATTGTAGGTGAAGGGTATTATGCAACTGTTTGGCAGGGGAAATACCAGGGAAATAAAGTGGCTGTGAAAGTTTTCCCTGCAGCCTGGAAACAGAAATTTGCAAATGAGAAGGTGGTTTATGAGCTGCCATTGATGAACCATGCAGGGATTGTCAACTTCCTGGGCAGTGGGAGGAAAAGCGATGGAAGCAGTTGGCTCATTGTCCTTCAGTTTGCTGAATAT GGTTCTCTGCACTCCTTTTTAGGTAATCACACCAGCAGCTGGATGTTGTCGCTGACATTGTGCCAGTCTTTATCACAGGGACTTGCCTATCTCCACTCTGACCTTCACAGACACG atgttcataaacccCCTGTGGCCCACAGAGACCTCAGTAGCGCTAATGTGCTTGTGAGAGCAGATGGTACATGTGCCCTGAGTGATTTTGGATGCTCTACAGTCCTTCGATCTTGTTTGGGACATCACTGCAGGCAGAACCACACAAGAAACACAGAG GTTCACCCTCAGGTGGGAACACCCCGCTACATGGCACCTGAGATCCTAGACGGTTCTGTAAACCTCAAAAGCAGCTTGTGTCTCATTCAGGGTGATGTCTATGCTTTGGGGCTGCTAATGTGGGAGATCTGGATGCGCTGCTCAGATTTATTCAATG GTGAGACTGTTCCACAGCATCTATTGCCATATGAATCTGAGCTGGAAGCTAATGTAACCCTGGAAAACCTCATCCTGTATGTATTTTACATGGACAAGAGACCCTCCATACCTAAACTGTGGGAACTACAACCACAG GGATCTGAGCTCCAGAAACTCCTGACAGATTGTTGGGACTATGACCCGGATGCTCGACTGACAGCTCAGTGTGTGGCGGACAGATTAGGGTCTTTTCAGTCTTACTGCTCTCTGTGA
- the LOC115419926 gene encoding cell division cycle-associated protein 7-like, translated as MVFLFLEPGAVLMLQQFLTKELVDIFTEDSDHDRTFYGFSDSELCENGLEDNDEDGTKPDLSPLKEKVSSKPSSARPFFLKVALRTTSSAKQSTDDDESEKNDERAGKKGPKKVGMISWTKKDRHVKYEEEERAASQAPPAEVNDSAEDESDTFLVKREQNIKANKAMLAQLMADLQKMPGGAGFMKKQATKQPKDRSSRPPRSGGELRKNPDRASRRQTRSMGGIEDSSGSLKAELELSLEEELLEVRRAPQRHGTPRPHQSKPHIVRPVEEITEDDLQLVADNMTDKVYNSITGSTCHQCRQKTVDTKTCCRSEHCRGIQGQFCGPCLRNRYGEDVRKALLDPEWRCPPCRGICNCSFCRQREGRCPTGILFPLAQYHGFSDVHSYLSSLRNKLKSEDDIEV; from the exons atGGTTTTTCTATTTCTTGAGCCAGGTGCTGTCCTTATG CTGCAGCAGTTCCTCACTAAAGAGCTGGTTGACATTTTCACTGAGGACTCCGACCATGATCGGACATTTTATGGATTTTCTGATAGTGAACTCTGCGAAAATG GATTGGAAGATAATGATGAAGATGGAACAAAGCCTGACCTTTCCCCCCTGAAGGAGAAAGTTTCATCAAAACCATCTTCTGCTCGACCCTTCTTCCTCAAGGTGGCTCTTCGCACCACCAGCTCTGCCAAGCAGTCCACTGATGATGATGAATCTGAAAAGAATGACGAGAGAGCAGGAAAGAAAGGGCCAAAGAAAGTAGGAATGATCAGTTggacaaaaaaagacagacatgttaaatatgaagaagaggagagggCAGCGTCTCAAGCACCTCCTGCAGAAGTGAATGATTCAGCTGAAGATGAGTCTGATACTTTCTTAGTGAAGAGAGAGCAGAACATCAAGGCCAACAAAGCAATG TTGGCTCAGCTTATGGCGGACCTGCAGAAGATGCCCGGAGGTGCGGGGTTTATGAAAAAACAAGCGACCAAGCAGCCAAAGGACAGAAGTTCT CGTCCACCGCGCTCTGGAGGGGAGCTGAGGAAAAATCCAGATCGGGCATCCCGCAGACAGACCCGCTCCATGGGGGGCATTGAGGACTCCTCAGGCAGTCTGAAGGCAGAACTGGAGTtgagcctggaggaggagctgctGGAG GTTCGACGAGCTCCTCAGCGTCACGGAACCCCACGACCACATCAGAGCAAGCCTCATATTGTCCGTCCAGTGGAAGAAATTACAGAGGATGATCTTCAGCTGGTTGCAGACAACATGACAGATAAAGTGTACAACAGCATCACT GGCTCCACATGCCACCAGTGCAGGCAGAAGACGGTTGACACTAAAACGTGCTGCCGCAGTGAGCACTGTCGGGGGATTCAGGGACAGTTCTGTGGACCCTGCCTGAGAAACCGATATGGAGAGGATGTCAGGAAGGCGCTGCTGGATCCG GAGTGGAGATGCCCTCCGTGTCGAGGGATTTGCAACTGCAGCTTCTGCCGCCAGCGTGAAGGTCGCTGCCCCACTGGCATCCTGTTCCCCCTGGCTCAGTACCATGGTTTCTCTGATGTCCACTCCTACCTGAGCAG CCTTCGCAACAAACTGAAAAGTGAGGATGATATAGAGGTGTGA
- the LOC115419665 gene encoding proline-rich protein 13-like isoform X2, protein MWPNQGLPPIGPPNPAYPPGYNPAFPPTPSSGTFPQPPPPPYPSVQYPAGHYPPVNYPAGQYPAYVNPAMVPNPAPGTMPYGAPGAHPHPYPVAPGGYPVVRPAGVYPGHYPRSPKGCHYKGYHRAYPAGVPSMSGGLAGGLALAGMGLMGHKAQKKMRKKMKKAHKAHKWHKHGCKSSSSSSSSSDSD, encoded by the exons ATGTGGCCAAATCAAGGT CTCCCTCCGATAGGACCACCAAACCCTGCATATCCTCCTGGCTACAACCCAGCTTTCCCTCCGACTCCTTCTTCAGGAACATTCCCCCAGCCTCCACCTCCACCGTACCCATCTGTTCAGTACCCAGCTGGCCACTACCCACCCGTCAATTATCCAGCTGGCCAATACCCAGCTTATGTAAACCCAGCCATGGTACCAAACCCAGCTCCAGGCACAATGCCCTATGGAGCCCCAGGAGCTCATCCTCATCCTTATCCTGTAGCTCCAGGTGGATATCCGGTCGTCCGTCCTGCAGGCGTTTATCCAGGTCATTATCCACGCTCTCCTAAAGGGTGTCATTATAAAGGCTACCACAGAGCTTATCCTGCCGGTGTACCTTCCATGTCTGGTGGGTTAGCTGGAGGTCTGGCACTAGCGGGCATGGGGCTGATGGGACATAAAGCCCAAAaaaagatgaggaagaagatgaagaaagcaCATAAAGCTCACAAGTGGCACAAACATGGCTGCAAG tcctccagcagcagcagcagcagtagtgatTCAGACTGA